Below is a genomic region from bacterium.
ATAATTTTTGGCCTTCACTTAACTGGAATACTAAAAATAAAAAAATTATATACAGAGAAAAGAATTGTCTTAAAAAACAAAAAAACAGGATATTTAAGTTCTTTCCTGTTAGGGATGGCATTTTCTGCTGGATGGACTCCCTGTGTTGGCCCTGTTCTTTCTTCAATTCTAATAATTGCTGCAAATGAAAAAACAGTTTTTCGGGGAATAATTTTGTTATTTACCTATTCAATAGGAATTGGAATACCTTTTCTTATAACATCTCTATTATTAAATAAACTTCTAAACTTTTTTAACAAAATAAAAAAACATTACAGAGTAATAGAGATAATTATGGGTTTTCTCCTTGTTATTCTTGGTGTCTTATTTCTTCTAAATAAATTTATCTTTTAGGGACTTTTATTTTTTTTAGTATTCCAATTTCAGGTAGTTTCCCAACAATTGGTTTAGCATATTCAATAAATGCAGAAGTAACAAAATTATTTTCACTGTTTATAAAGGCAGGGGGCATACTTCTCGTCTCTTTTGCAACATTTGATAGTGGAACAATTTCATAATAAATACTATATTTTTTTGATTTTTTCCTTTTAATTGAGACAGAACCAGAACTGCCAAAGTCACCTGAAATAGCACTTTTTACTGCAATTTCACCAACTTTGTATGCCT
It encodes:
- a CDS encoding cytochrome c biogenesis protein CcdA gives rise to the protein MEIKSYSLGISFVAGVLSFLSPCILPLIPIYISYITGISIEQLQEPKNTLKIFIISLFFISGFTLIFVLMGASATAIGNFILKKKNILRIIGGIIIIIFGLHLTGILKIKKLYTEKRIVLKNKKTGYLSSFLLGMAFSAGWTPCVGPVLSSILIIAANEKTVFRGIILLFTYSIGIGIPFLITSLLLNKLLNFFNKIKKHYRVIEIIMGFLLVILGVLFLLNKFIF